The Streptomyces tendae genome has a window encoding:
- a CDS encoding TetR/AcrR family transcriptional regulator: MLDRMTNADEPEPRPRRAPAGAAVLREDVTEAIRAAVFEELAAVGYARMSIEGIARRAGVGKTAVYRRWRSKLHVVLDLVSALAVQGLPVPDTGSLEDDLRLLYEVTSRALRHPVASQILPDLQAEAARNPDIAEAVQKALREGQDGVAKGIVTAAQARGEMRADADHGLALDLVSGPLYWRSVVIRNPKLPKGYLPALARATAQALKAL, translated from the coding sequence ATGCTGGACCGCATGACGAACGCAGACGAGCCCGAGCCCCGTCCGCGCCGGGCCCCCGCCGGGGCCGCCGTCCTGCGCGAGGACGTCACGGAGGCCATCCGTGCGGCCGTCTTCGAGGAGCTCGCCGCCGTCGGCTACGCCCGGATGTCGATCGAGGGCATCGCGCGCCGCGCGGGTGTCGGCAAGACCGCCGTGTACCGCCGCTGGCGCTCCAAGCTGCACGTGGTCCTCGACCTGGTGTCCGCGCTCGCCGTCCAGGGCCTGCCGGTGCCGGACACCGGCTCCCTGGAGGACGACCTGCGCCTGCTGTACGAGGTCACCTCCCGCGCCCTGCGTCACCCCGTCGCCTCGCAGATCCTCCCCGACCTCCAGGCCGAGGCCGCCCGCAACCCCGACATCGCCGAGGCCGTGCAGAAGGCTCTTCGCGAGGGCCAGGACGGGGTGGCCAAGGGCATCGTCACCGCGGCGCAGGCCCGGGGGGAGATGCGCGCGGACGCCGACCACGGCCTGGCCCTCGACCTGGTCTCCGGGCCGCTCTACTGGCGCTCGGTGGTCATCCGCAATCCGAAGCTGCCCAAGGGCTACCTGCCCGCACTGGCCCGCGCGACGGCCCAGGCCCTCAAGGCCCTCTGA